From the Carya illinoinensis cultivar Pawnee chromosome 4, C.illinoinensisPawnee_v1, whole genome shotgun sequence genome, one window contains:
- the LOC122307319 gene encoding wall-associated receptor kinase-like 10, with translation MELQMVLFRMLVLVIMCSILNAFARASNVINRSCQEYCGNVSMIPYPFGIGNGCFVDDWFEIVCKSSNDSYDLGFPKPYLKRLDLEVMEIDITFPGRVRVSYPIFSSCTNVTNSTKNLKLEKTPFGFSENDNNFVAMGCNNSASMWSIFPDDSVSYGGCKSPCYRAPFTNGSHCNATNCCQTTIPSYLQAFSTTIQPKLSSSPYNGSNECKYAFLVDQNWFETNFTEPNPNMSVPVVLYWTFDNTTFYSLPTMKNMTAREYKNYTYICHLALVLRNPTNHCDCENGYKGNPYLLGGCGDINECTDPDFNITCTPNTRCENTEGSYRCVAAKNTKLSIIIGVSTSLGVLFLIFSGWGSYKVIKKRMRIKRKEKFFKQNGGLLLQQQLSTNNEVNVENTKLFNSEELEKATDRFSVDRIIGHGGQGTVYKGMLADGRIVAIKKSMVIDEEKLQAFINEVVILSRINHRNVVKLLGCCLETKVPLLVYEFIPNGTLAEYLNGQNEEFSPTWDMRLRIAIEVARALFYLHSAASSPIYHRDIKSTNILLDEKYRAKVADFGISRSVAIEQTHLSTLVQGTFGYVDPEYFRSGQFTDKSDVYSFGVVLAELLTGEKAISSIGARDTKSLAAFFVSSMEENNLFNILDNQVLKEMEKEKIIAVANLAKRCLNLKGRKRPTMREVAMELEANQMSQNLASNLQQKYGEIEDAKTEISKQRDVVSVSTTSSMDSAIAASSFDTQPLFISS, from the exons ATGGAATTGCAAATGGTACTGTTTCGGATGCTTGTGTTAGTGATCATGTGCTCAATACTCAATGCATTCGCGCGAGCATCGAACGTAATAAACCGTTCATGTCAAGAATACTGTGGGAATGTAAGCATGATTCCATACCCTTTTGGAATTGGAAATGGTTGCTTCGTCGATGATTGGTTTGAGATAGTCTGCAAATCATCGAATGACTCTTATGATCTCGGATTTCCAAAGCCTTATTTGAAGAGGTTAGACCTGGAGGTGATGGAGATTGACATAACTTTCCCAGGTCGAGTTCGCGTCAGCTATCCCATATTTTCGAGTTGTACCAATGTCACGAACAGCACAAAGAATCTGAAGTTAGAGAAAACTCCTTTCGGCTTCTCTGAGAACGACAACAACTTCGTTGCCATGGGTTGCAACAACTCTGCCTCCATGTGGTCCATTTTTCCCGATGACTCGGTTTCATATGGTGGGTGCAAATCCCCTTGTTACAGAGCTCCATTCACAAATGGAAGTCATTGCAACGCCACAAATTGTTGCCAAACTACAATTCCTTCTTATCTCCAAGCATTCTCTACAACTATACAGCCGAAACTTAGTTCTTCCCCCTATAATGGTAGTAATGAGTGCAAGTATGCATTTTTGGTAGACCAGAATTGGTTTGAGACCAATTTCACAGAGCCGAATCCAAATATGTCTGTTCCAGTGGTATTGTACTGGACCTTTGACAATACTACTTTCTATTCTCTTCCCACAATGAAAAACATGACGGCAAGAGAATACAAGAACTATACCTATATTTGTCATCTGGCGCTGGTGTTGCGAAATCCTACTAATCATTGTGATTGCGAGAATGGCTACAAAGGAAATCCGTATCTTCTTGGAGGATGTGGAG ATATTAACGAATGTACAGACCCTGACTTTAACATAACTTGTACACCTAATACACGCTGTGAAAATACTGAAGGTTCTTACCGTTGTGTCGCAGCTAAGAACACAAAGCTTTCCATAATCATAG GTGTTAGCACAAGTCTTGGTGTATTATTTCTGATTTTCAGTGGATGGGGGTCATACAAAGTGATAAAGAAAAGGATGAGGATTAAACGCAAGGAGAAGTTCTTCAAACAAAATGGTGGATTACTGCTACAGCAACAACTATCTACAAACAACGAAGTTAATGTTGAGAACACCAAATTGTTCAATTCAGAGGAATTGGAGAAGGCCACTGATCGTTTTAGTGTGGATAGAATAATTGGACATGGTGGACAAGGCACTGTTTACAAAGGTATGTTGGCAGATGGAAGAATTGTTGCAATAAAAAAGTCCATGGTCATAGATGAAGAAAAACTTCAAGCATTCATAAATGAAGTCGTGATTCTTTCACGAATTAATCATAGGAATGTAGTTAAGCTACTTGGTTGTTGTTTAGAGACTAAAGTTCCGCTTCTAGTTTATGAATTCATTCCTAATGGAACTCTTGCCGAATATCTCAATGGACAAAATGAGGAGTTTTCACCAACATGGGATATGCGTTTACGAATTGCTATAGAAGTTGCAAGGGCTCTTTTCTATTTGCATTCGGCAGCTTCTTCACCCATTTACCATCGTGACATTAAGTCTACAAACATCCTCTTAGATGAGAAGTATAGAGCAAAAGTAGCGGATTTCGGGATTTCAAGATCTGTTGCTATTGAGCAAACTCACCTAAGTACACTAGTACAGGGAACTTTTGGATATGTAGACCCTGAGTATTTTCGGTCAGGCCAGTTCACAGATAAGAGTGACGTTTATAGTTTTGGCGTTGTTCTTGCTGAGCTCTTAACTGGGGAAAAAGCTATCTCATCAATAGGAGCAAGAGATACCAAAAGTTTAGCTGCATTTTTTGTTAGTTCAATGGAAGAGAACAATTTATTTAACATCCTTGACAATCAAGTTTtgaaggaaatggaaaaagaaaaaatcattgcGGTTGCAAACCTTGCGAAAAGATGCTTGAACTTGAAAGGAAGGAAACGACCTACAATGAGAGAAGTTGCAATGGAATTGGAGGCCAACCAAATGTCACAAAATTTAGCTTCTAACCTTCAGCAGAAATATGGAGAGATTGAAGATGCCAAAACTGAAATATCCAAGCAACGTGATGTTGTTTCTGTATCAACAACGTCAAGTATGGATAGTGCCATCGCAGCCTCATCTTTCGATACACAACCATTATTCATATCTTCTTAA